From Dehalococcoidia bacterium, the proteins below share one genomic window:
- a CDS encoding DUF2269 family protein, translating to MTAENIWKFLHIAALFLFMTGIGSVMAPLYSAWRSRDRRQQMYAFSAAAEYETRLLLPGALLSGATGVFWGASAHHNFVKEGWLLALCIVYVFTTFVCLPLLGLGLRRVRLAVLKSYKSGGAVTPELESALADNVPLVFGTIIILMLPVMGWLAVFKPF from the coding sequence GTGACGGCCGAAAACATCTGGAAGTTTTTGCACATCGCCGCGTTGTTCCTGTTTATGACGGGAATCGGCTCGGTGATGGCGCCGCTATACAGTGCGTGGCGCAGCCGAGATCGGCGCCAGCAAATGTACGCCTTCAGCGCCGCGGCGGAGTACGAGACGCGGCTGTTGCTGCCGGGGGCGCTGCTCAGCGGCGCCACGGGCGTGTTTTGGGGGGCGAGCGCGCATCATAACTTCGTCAAAGAGGGCTGGCTGCTGGCGCTGTGCATTGTCTACGTCTTCACCACCTTTGTCTGCCTGCCGTTGCTGGGGTTGGGCCTGCGGCGGGTGCGGCTGGCGGTGTTGAAGTCGTACAAGAGCGGCGGTGCGGTCACGCCGGAGCTGGAGTCCGCGCTGGCCGACAACGTGCCGCTGGTCTTCGGCACGATCATCATCCTGATGCTGCCGGTCATGGGCTGGCTCGCCGTCTTCAAGCCGTTCTGA